The nucleotide sequence ctctctctgatATAGATTAGTTGTTCAGATTTCTTAtgttaattagtcagtcagttcagtcagtcagccagtcatttaGTTAGTCATTCTGTCAGTCACCATGTTAGTCAGTCAAGTCACAGGATTTACAAGACAATCAAGGCTGATTGAAGTTCCAGTGGGGCCTTGGTGATCACTTCTGGCCTAATTAGTACCGTGGGGAACTCGCGTTTGCCTGAGTGTCCTGCCAGGATTCCATTACCGCTGAAGATAGCACATGGCCAGATTTCCTTGCCTTCAGGTCTCTCTCCAACTTTGAATAATTCTTTTGGCCCTTTTCTCTTgaggactggcacctcattgGGGGGCTTTTTTAATACATGAATTTTGTTACCGCTGTCCAGTACACCTATTAcattaaaaagataataatttcTCAGTGTTTCCGTGATGTTTCTAAATGGAtatggtgtttatttttgtttgtgtgtcagtCTTGTGCCTCAGGATATGAATACCGCTGTTAGACTTAGAAGTGACTTATTCATGTGTCCTCCATAAACGTTTCACTGTGTTTTCGAGAATCTTGGGTTATGCAATACTATATGTGTCATTAGAGTGTTCTGtcgatgtctgtctgtctgtctgtctgtctgtctgtctgtctgtctgtttctatcCATATAGCCAGTATTAACTATTTActgatctgtctgtctattcatttttctataaacggaattagagagagagagagagagagagagagagagagagagagagagagagagagagagagagagagagagagagagagagacgctaacTTTCTCAGTCAGCACTCAAGAAGCTttacatgtctctctctctctctctctctctctctctctctctctctctctctctctctctctctctctctctctctctctctctctctctctctctccttcctggaATTTCAAGGACACGTACGTTGAcctcaaagtgtgtgtgtgtgtgtgtgtgtgtgtgtgtgtgtgtgtgggtgtgtgaaaaCTTGTGTATCTCTCCTCAACGCCTTATGACCCCGCTGTTGTGACGCTTTCAAATAAATCAGTCTGTTAGTCAGTATCATTTACctcagataattttttttctcatacttAGTTGTATTtcgtaaaaaaggaaaaagcacAGAATTTCACTTTATTATTTCAGTTTACACTCGTACACAAAAATATTATGTACACTTATTAGTAATCTGTCAAAAACAGCATATGATATTCTTACAGTGGTTGCTTAAACAAAGAGCAGTGTACCTTGAGTCCTCAGGCGCCACTAGGCCATCACATAGTAGGCAACATGAAACAAGAGAAATAACTTAGCGAAGAGTCTCATTTGTAAAGGTTGGGAGGCAAAGCAATCTTAATCATATCTCATTTTTGTTTTGCCGTTAAAGAAATCTTCATTGTTCTCCGCAGCTGTTTAGACAAGAACCTCAAATGTTTCTCTACCTCAAGTGAAGTTTCATGTCAATTGCCAGGTATCGTCGGTGCATGAAAGATATCATGGTCCACCAGCAAAAAATTCAAGCAAGGCCCTCCTCAGACGGCCACTGACTCACGGTGTTGCAGGTTTCAAAGGCACAGGACTTGCTACTTAAACTTTCGGATGTTCACGGAATAGTGCAGTGCTTCATGATTCCGTTGTTTTAAGAATTGGGtagaatgcaaaacaaaaagaaatccAGTCTATAGGCGTGGGGATACAGAAAGTTAACATtctatccttctccttattGTGTCCCCCTGTcctctccgttgggctcttccggtatatatatatatatatatatatatatatatatatatatatatatatatatatatatatatatatatatatatatatatatatatatattgctcttctgattttgctgactgcatgcctttATCCTCTTCCGCGGAGTCTTGCTCAAGACTCTATGTTGTCCTTGGCTAGAGCCCGTTTTACGTGTGGGCGTGAAGGAGCTCTGTCTGTGGGCGTGAAGTCAGAGAGAGCTCAGTCTGTGGGCTTGAAAGGAACGGGGAGCTCAGTCTGTATTGTCGGAGTGAAGTGGGGATGAAGGGACTCCCACAACATCGCCGCGGCTACCTGATGTCGCCTCGTCCCGCCCCGCATTTGCACCCGCTGCCTCATCCTCGCCGCGGTGTGGTGAGCAGTGCTCCACTCTGCCCAGCACGTGACGCTCCGAAGTGTGCATGATGATAAGTCGCTCCTCCATTCCTGGCGGGGAGATGACCCGGTGaatattgtgttgttgttgttgttgttgttgttactattattattattattattattattattattattattattattattattattataacctaCTATAAATACTActgctgttgatgctgctgctaccatcatcacaatcattattgtcaccattctctctctctctctctctctctctctctctctctctctctctctctctctctctctctctctctctctctctctctctctctctctctctctctctctttcacaccaccaccaccaccaccaccacctactcgTCTCGTCACCTTCAGCCATCCCTCCTTCACGCATCGTCGTCCGTCCACGTCTTCTAAAactttcctcttcatcccttGCCTCGCCTACGTCACTGCCCACAATAATATGCATCTCcatctcgtcctcgtcctcgtcctcgtcctcgtcctgcGGCGCGCCACTCTGCAGGTTGCCGTGCAATCTTAGGGCAGCTCCCAGCAACACCCTGATGGCGGGTTGGCAGCCTGGGTCCAGCCGCCGCCGTCGTAGCTTATGTCGCTTGGTTGGCGTGTTTGGAGGCACGATTAAGGGCGCTTCCTCGGGCAGCACGAACTTCAGGGCCAGCTAGGGACAGGGCAGGGGTTAATAAGGGCTGTGGGATGTGGTAAGGGAGCAAAATCACGAGTCCTTTGTCACTTGTATAGACTAGCAGAAATAGACTCAGTGATATGTTTGTTTGCGTCGAGTCAAGAGCTTTAAAATAAGATAAGGTCATGGATAATAGTAGGAGTAACAGGTGTATAGAggaatgttttatacagggactaccacgtacAGGTTAagtggcttcctgcagctttctTCATGTTCTCATCTTGTAGTTACTGTTGTAAATGTTGACTTAGTTACCAGAGAAAATGGAGCGTTAGGAGGTGTACTAGTGTACTTGTGTAATGCTGAAGTgatctgatgaaaaaaaaaatctttggagTCTTCTTTGTACGCGGTGTTATATTTAATATGAAAATGTTAATGTCTGCCGTTCAGAGATTCCTACACGTCAGATAAGGGGATTTTTGTTATACTCAGATTGTTTGTGTCTATCAGAGTGCAGGTTGCTTGTTGTGGGGGATACTTCTTCATTTtacaatataaaaagaaatctcCATTTGGCTGAGAAACAGCGGAAATATTCTCGTCTGACCATTGATGGAATGCATCTTACCGAAAATTCACGTCCGTATAATCTGTATAGAAAATCTGATGACGCTCCAGTCAGCCTGAGGTGGCCTTACCCGTCTGTAGTGGGTCGTGACCACCAGGAAGAAGTGAATGCCCCACGCTAGCTGGATGAGGGAGACCATGCTGCGCAGAGAGGGTGTACGGGGCAGCGTGGTCGCCACCCACGCCACCAGCATGGCCAGGCTCACCACGCTGCACGCCAGCCACGGCACCAGTAACCACTTGTTTTCCTGCAGGACAAGGTGATGGcgctgcagtctctctctctctctctctctctctctctctctctctctctctctctctctctctctctctctctctctcttgacactTAGCTTTCCTTGACTGGTTCAAGACGCACCACCCTGTCCTCAAACTCACCCACACCACCCACCTTCCTTGCGCCATGTAGCAGAAGGACGCTCGCCATCCACTGTGCGGCGTTGATGCTGCCCGATGCCAGACTCAGCTTAGTGTCTGTGGccgagaaaaaagaacattcgaACAAAATGTCACATGGAAATTAGAAGATTTATGCCCTGAATATAAGCCAGTCTCATGAAAAAGCTTCTCGTGAAAAAAGTGGTTTGTAATGATTGTAATGAAGCAAACCTCGTTACTACTGACGGATTGAGTAGAAAAGGTAATAAAATACAGCCAACAGAACACAGTAAAACGAGCACAACTGACTGAGGGTGTGGTCAAGGCAGTTTTCGCAGTAATGTTCCGGGAGGTGAGCTGATATGAAGTCCAGCAAGATAGCCACGGTGCCCCATATCTGCCAAGGAGCGAGCAGGAGGCAGTCAGTGATCGAGGCACGGGGGTGAAGATCGAGGGATGAGGATCAGACGAAGAGGAAAGCAGTAAACAGGACAACGATCGGGATGTCACATATCAAGTTATACGAATAATTATGGTGATATGCAGTACACATGACTAGCGACAgtattgtgaagtgataaacaATGAAGAGGGCGTGTGATAAACTGGACGATAAGACCGTGAAGAAGAGACATTAataggatgaaggaaaatacaggAAGATACAAGGCAAGAGTAAGAACAAGAGgtttaggttaatttaggttagagcaacaaggagaaaaatggaagagaggttGTTGATAGGAATGAAGACTTTGGAGGTGCAAGGACTCACCACGCCCACTGCTCCGATCCACCAACACGCCTCGTCAGCCTCCACGCAGAAGCAGCACGTCAGGGAGTAGCACCCGGTAGCCTTAGAGTAGCGGCACCCCATtctgcagccaccaccaccaccaccaccacgacagtagttataccactaccaccatcacgtcACTGtggctcgtattcagaaacgctttgctttctcaccatgattgtttttcaaaggccacagagataatctTGCCGGATTCTCAAGTCTATCTTGTGTTAATGATATGGAAAGGTTGTTAATCTCTCAGTAGAGccataaaaaacatccttgaaaacccgtataacttcaactagagccttttgaaagtagtggaggtgtgatgCGATGTTTCACCGTCTTCCCCGTCATGCTCGAGCTCACCACTAGCGCTATCACCACTGCACGCACTCAATCACGCGGAAAGAAGACGTCTACTGCAGCAATAAGACTGTCaactactgacacacacacacacacacacacacacacatacaggcacGCACGCAGCAGAGAATCCTTATCTGTTTGTTTCTAAAGTGACTTCCTTTCATCCACaacccccccttcctctccactcctcctttcTATCCCCCCTTTAACCCCTATccgttgtctctctctctctctctctctctctctctctctctctctctctctctctctctctctctctctctctctctctctctctctctctctctctctctctctctctctctctctcgccaccagCCATCCCACCCATCTTCCCTTCTCGTCTTTGCTCCATTCCATTGCATCGAGGGCAAGGACGCTTCCCTCTCCAGAATGTTAATGAATTCTAAGGAAGTAAGGTTCAGAATAACTCGCGAAATCAGGcttattcattatattgttcTCCAGTTCCTTAAGTAGATTAGGAACAGAATGTGCAGCATACACAAAATACACGAccatgaatgacacacacacacacacacacacacacacacacacacacacacacacacacacacacacataaaaaatccCAGAGGTGACCAGCCCCTAGTGGAGTTTGAGCCTATATCAGCCATTGCCCCCAACACAGACTTGGCCCCTTTACCACCGAGCCAcgaggcagtctctctctctctctctctctctcacacacacacacacacacacacacacacacacacacacacacacacacacacacacacacacacacacacacacacacacacacacacaccttgatatATACTTAAAGTTACTAACAGTCTcatattttgttcatttttccataattttcttcctttatcatgCTTGAAAAACAGAGGTTATATTCATGTCCTTCATTATAACTCGATAACAACAGGAAGTCCGTCAATCCACAGATGACATGACTGTTCGCTGCAACTTCCTCCACAACTTCATCCTGCTCGCTGCCACTCCTCGACCTTACATCATGGTCAGGATCTCCTCAAGGGGCTTGCGCTTGAGGTCCGGCACCGTGGCGTCCGTGGTGGGGTAGCCCAGaggcagtagcagcaacagcttCTCGTGGGACGGGCGGTTCAGGATGGAGCGTAGTGCGGGGCCGCAGTTGAGGGGCGTGGAGGTGAGGGTGACGAGGCCCGCGTTCTAGGGTGTGAGGAAAGCTGTGTTAGGCTGTAGTAGGTACTTAGTGCTTATTTCAGTTAACCatttttgctgctgtggtagttcTTAATATTTAgagcactggaaaaaaaagttaccgcatggacacacaaaaaagacagtAGAAAGTTAATGTTGTCGTTTCTTTGGTACAAGACTACTAATTTAAGGAACAGTAATTTTAAAACGTTTCCAAAATGTTGTAGGTGATAATGGAAGAGTATTGGGCAGCGGTGGAAGGGTTAAATTTAAATTGTGCAACCTTTTGTGTAACCTTAGTCCGTGTTTTGCAACGCCCTGATATAgaacgactattttcaaaaagAAAGTTGGTTAATCCGGTTTTCATGTGTCTTTTCTAATAATGTTAACGAATCCTTGTCTAGCCATCACTAACCTTCTTGAAACATTCCTGAAAATCCTAATAAACTCCACTACAGCCTATATAAAGTAGTCAAGATGAAACGTTTTAGGTGGTTAGTTTATCTTATTTGAATGTGTATGTCTATTGCTTTACTTGTGTTTACGGTCAGCATGTGGCGAGagtgtttttctcttccatgtGTTAGTGCAGTGCCCCTTTCCCTTGCTAGTGCTCCTCTCATTCTACACATAACCTTGCTCCATCCTTCTCGTCACTcgtttttcctcattctcatttCTGCTTTCCTTACCGGCTACCTACCAATGCCTTGcctcatttgtttctctctctctctctctctctctctctctctctctctctctctctctctctctctctctctctctctctctctctctctctctctctctctctcacccgcttccagctctccctccctacctgtATGGCAGCCAGCAGGATGCCACACGAGATGGACGTGGAGATTTCATGGTAGTAGTGGTTAACCTTACGTCCGTCGGGGAGCGGTGAGTGTGGTTGCTTGAAGATAAGCAGGATCCACGGCGCCTCCGTCAGGTACTCCTTCCTCCACGTCGTCTTGAACGCCTTCAGGTCCGCCACCCATTGCTTGCCTGCGGGTAAAAGTTGTTGAAGACTGCGGTCATGAGGGCACAGGGAGTAATTAATGTAGATTTTCGGGAGTAAGCAAGGACACACGGATTGTAAGACTTGgcccagtattctgaaacgctttgctctcccaccacggctattttcaaaggtcaaaaagataattaaccaggttctcaagactgtttctcctgttaatattgtagaaatctGTCACACATTGAAAAatccgtgtaatttcaactagagccttttgaaagtagtggaggtgcggcgcaaaaATATTTCAGAATATGTTCTTTGAAAACGACACTGGAAGCAAGGTGGCATCTGCGTGAGCCTGTTCTGTGGGTGGTGGGACACAGGTGTGGGCGCGGGATGGTGCTATTTGTAAGGCTCCGGCACTCACCTGACAGGGAACGGCATTACATGCCAAAGTTGAGGTGTTCCCTGCACGATACCTACCCATCCTCTTGGTGTAATTGATCTCCTCCTCGGCCTCCACAATGGACCGGATCTGCTCCTTGAAGTCCGGGTCACTCACTGCCACGAAGGACCACGGCTCGGTGTGCGCCCCAGACGGCCCCGTGCCTGtgtgagagacagacacagtTATTCTCGCGGTGGGTGTGTGGCACAGATGTGTTTCAAATCATTAGTTTTTTGCACCACGCAATCGCCACAAGTGCCAAGGTGCCGAGTGGTGATGGAAGCCGCACCCGCCGTCAGGACCAGCTTCTCCACCAGCTCCCGCGGCACTGGATCGCGGCTGAAGAAGCGAATGGAGCGTCGGTTGTTCATCAAATGGTAAAATTCATCTGCCCTTCGCTGACTTTCCTCGATGCTCAgcctgaaagaaggaaaaaaaaaaaaaaagaataacaaactcGTAATAATTTCGGCATGTCTCACGCGGGGTTGGtgtcccggtgtgtgtgtgt is from Scylla paramamosain isolate STU-SP2022 chromosome 9, ASM3559412v1, whole genome shotgun sequence and encodes:
- the LOC135103491 gene encoding uncharacterized protein LOC135103491 isoform X2, whose protein sequence is MGCRYSKATGCYSLTCCFCVEADEACWWIGAVGVIWGTVAILLDFISAHLPEHYCENCLDHTLNTKLSLASGSINAAQWMASVLLLHGARKENKWLLVPWLACSVVSLAMLVAWVATTLPRTPSLRSMVSLIQLAWGIHFFLVVTTHYRRLALKFVLPEEAPLIVPPNTPTKRHKLRRRRLDPGCQPAIRVLLGAALRLHGNLQSGAPQDEDEDEDEDEMEMHIIVGSDVGEARDEEESFRRRGRTTMREGGMAEGMEERLIIMHTSERHVLGRVEHCSPHRGEDEAAGANAGRDEATSGSRGDVVGVPSSPLHSDNTD
- the LOC135103491 gene encoding uncharacterized protein LOC135103491 isoform X1, with the translated sequence MGCRYSKATGCYSLTCCFCVEADEACWWIGAVGVIWGTVAILLDFISAHLPEHYCENCLDHTLNTKLSLASGSINAAQWMASVLLLHGARKENKWLLVPWLACSVVSLAMLVAWVATTLPRTPSLRSMVSLIQLAWGIHFFLVVTTHYRRLALKFVLPEEAPLIVPPNTPTKRHKLRRRRLDPGCQPAIRVLLGAALRLHGNLQSGAPQDEDEDEDEDEMEMHIIVGSDVGEARDEEESFRRRGRTTMREGGMAEGDETRMEERLIIMHTSERHVLGRVEHCSPHRGEDEAAGANAGRDEATSGSRGDVVGVPSSPLHSDNTD
- the LOC135103492 gene encoding iodotyrosine deiodinase 1-like, producing MSLTTRYLLPLLYDIWPLLLPTFLVVLVSMLLYRRRNLHVSHAEDTKKTAAKRVIQFGDVGDSDDEGQSDLVDPPHDEDVAHIRYQHDRLSIEESQRRADEFYHLMNNRRSIRFFSRDPVPRELVEKLVLTAGTGPSGAHTEPWSFVAVSDPDFKEQIRSIVEAEEEINYTKRMGKQWVADLKAFKTTWRKEYLTEAPWILLIFKQPHSPLPDGRKVNHYYHEISTSISCGILLAAIQNAGLVTLTSTPLNCGPALRSILNRPSHEKLLLLLPLGYPTTDATVPDLKRKPLEEILTMM